One window of the Bacteroidales bacterium genome contains the following:
- a CDS encoding Sua5/YciO/YrdC/YwlC family protein, whose translation MALFIKLYEENLETRQVRKIAECLQNGGIIIYPTDTIYGIGCDIFNRKAVERIAQIKGVRPEKANFSFICYDLSHISDYTRQLSTPIYKLLKKALPGPFTFILNASNKVPKIFESKKITVGIR comes from the coding sequence ATGGCGCTGTTTATAAAGTTATATGAGGAGAATCTCGAAACAAGGCAGGTTCGGAAAATTGCAGAATGTCTGCAAAACGGCGGTATTATTATTTATCCAACCGACACGATTTATGGTATCGGTTGTGATATTTTCAATCGTAAAGCCGTTGAACGAATTGCACAAATCAAAGGTGTGAGACCTGAAAAAGCAAATTTCTCTTTTATATGTTACGATTTAAGCCACATTTCCGATTACACCCGACAACTCAGTACGCCTATATATAAACTCTTGAAAAAAGCACTACCCGGACCATTTACCTTTATTTTAAATGCAAGCAATAAGGTGCCGAAAATTTTCGAATCGAAGAAAATAACTGTAGGTATTCG